Proteins encoded within one genomic window of Deltaproteobacteria bacterium:
- a CDS encoding HPF/RaiA family ribosome-associated protein: MKLPLQVTFRDIPASPAVERIIEKKVDKIDSLYEGVMGCRVVIEAPHRQHQKGNLYSCHIDLSVAGEKIVVDQKGDGDKSHEDVYNAVNDAFRAAERQLKSLLAKRRDAKRANT, encoded by the coding sequence ATGAAGCTGCCTCTCCAGGTCACGTTCCGTGACATCCCTGCCTCCCCCGCCGTCGAGCGCATCATCGAGAAGAAGGTCGACAAGATCGACTCTCTCTACGAGGGGGTCATGGGGTGCCGGGTCGTGATCGAAGCCCCCCACCGGCAGCACCAGAAGGGCAATCTCTACAGTTGCCACATCGACCTCTCGGTCGCCGGCGAGAAGATCGTCGTCGACCAGAAGGGCGACGGCGACAAGTCGCACGAGGACGTCTACAACGCCGTGAACGATGCCTTCCGGGCGGCCGAGCGCCAGCTCAAGAGCCTCCTGGCCAAGCGCCGCGACGCGAAGCGCGCGAACACCTGA
- a CDS encoding CoA-binding protein, which yields MPEYKDEADLRRILTEARTIAVLGAHPREERPAHYVPAYLKQAGYRVLPVNAPKAGETLFGETVRARLDELKEPVDIVDVFRRADALPGHLEEILAMEPRPKLVWLQQGIWNGDFCARLLEAGIDVVQNRCTYAEHRRMGIPKIA from the coding sequence ATGCCCGAGTACAAGGACGAAGCCGATCTCCGCCGCATCCTCACCGAGGCGCGCACCATCGCGGTGCTCGGCGCCCACCCCCGCGAGGAGCGCCCGGCCCACTACGTCCCGGCCTACCTGAAGCAGGCGGGCTACCGGGTGCTGCCGGTGAACGCGCCGAAGGCCGGGGAGACCCTCTTCGGCGAGACGGTGCGAGCCCGCCTCGACGAGCTGAAGGAGCCCGTCGACATCGTCGACGTCTTCCGCCGCGCCGACGCGCTGCCCGGGCACCTCGAGGAGATCCTGGCCATGGAGCCGAGGCCGAAGCTGGTCTGGCTGCAGCAGGGGATCTGGAACGGCGACTTCTGCGCCAGGCTCCTCGAGGCCGGCATCGACGTGGTGCAGAACCGCTGCACCTACGCGGAGCATCGGCGGATGGGGATCCCGAAGATCGCCTAG
- a CDS encoding VOC family protein — MSERPFKILGLQQVAVGSGDADALSHLWLTLLGLSEHGRYRSEKENVDEVIATVGEGEARVEIDLMTPIDPEGRPKVHDPALNHIGLWVDDLPAAVAWLDEQGVRFTPGGIRKGAAGHDVCFIHPKGNDEKPHGGVGVLIELVQAPEGR, encoded by the coding sequence ATGAGCGAACGCCCCTTCAAGATCCTCGGGCTGCAGCAGGTCGCCGTGGGCTCCGGCGACGCCGACGCCCTCTCCCACCTCTGGCTCACCCTCCTCGGCCTCTCGGAGCACGGCCGCTACCGGAGCGAGAAGGAGAACGTGGACGAGGTCATCGCCACCGTGGGCGAGGGCGAGGCGAGGGTCGAGATCGACCTGATGACCCCCATCGATCCCGAGGGGCGCCCGAAGGTGCACGACCCCGCCCTCAACCACATCGGACTCTGGGTGGACGACCTCCCCGCGGCCGTGGCCTGGCTCGACGAGCAGGGGGTGCGCTTCACGCCGGGCGGCATCCGCAAGGGCGCCGCCGGCCACGACGTCTGCTTCATCCACCCCAAGGGCAACGACGAGAAGCCCCACGGGGGGGTCGGCGTCCTGATCGAACTGGTCCAGGCCCCGGAGGGCCGCTAG
- a CDS encoding molybdopterin-binding protein — protein MSTASAFSPLGIRIVTVSDSRGVAEDRSGDLLIGRLEAAGHRLVERRIVKDEQPAIEAALREGIEDPETEVVIATGGTGITGRDVTPEALEAVWEKALPGFGELFRQQSVPKIGTAAMLSRACAGVARGTLLFALPGSTGGCADAWDGILSAQLDNTTKPCSLATLLPRLQEV, from the coding sequence GTGAGCACCGCAAGCGCCTTTTCGCCCCTGGGTATTCGCATCGTGACCGTCTCGGACAGCCGGGGCGTGGCCGAGGATCGCTCCGGGGACCTTCTCATCGGCCGCCTCGAGGCGGCGGGGCATCGCCTCGTCGAACGCCGGATCGTGAAGGACGAGCAGCCGGCCATCGAGGCCGCGCTGCGCGAGGGGATCGAGGATCCCGAGACCGAGGTCGTCATCGCCACCGGCGGCACCGGCATCACCGGCCGGGACGTGACCCCCGAGGCGCTTGAGGCCGTCTGGGAGAAGGCGCTGCCCGGCTTCGGTGAGCTCTTCCGTCAGCAGTCGGTCCCGAAGATCGGCACGGCCGCGATGCTCTCCCGGGCCTGCGCCGGGGTGGCCCGCGGCACCCTGCTCTTCGCTCTGCCCGGCTCGACCGGGGGCTGCGCCGACGCCTGGGACGGGATCCTCTCGGCGCAGCTCGACAACACCACCAAGCCCTGCAGCCTGGCGACGCTCCTGCCTCGCCTCCAGGAGGTCTGA
- a CDS encoding UUP1 family membrane protein — protein sequence MTASNSTSGKRRQIARIVLGAGLILLPLGISAYKIFALGYDLTDILPQRRYRVTYDLRLDGQDEAVRVRTYLPGSDTRQEITQEQDHSPGFHLEVESSEQGREAVWSAARGRDGARIEHAFSVTLRPVRFAIDPALEVPTRYPDSLSPYLAPEEAIQVGAPEIQAVLEEIGADEGTVLERLRKIHERTASLGARPFKGLTDALTALRLGEASCNGKSRLFVALARTAGIPARLVGGLILDAGTKKTSHQWVEAWVGGHWVPFGPTNGHFAELPERYLTLYRGDAALFRHTRDINFDYRFHVSRALVPSPAARTWLPAFNVWALFERLGLSFALLRTVLMLPLGALLVVLFRNVVGMPTYGTFLPALLAAGAGLTGPGWGVAGLLIVVGCVAAVRWVFHRLQLLHSPMLAILLAAVTSSILATALLADHLQLGRLAYVTAFPIAVLAITAERFYLSLVERGSREALLHLGGTMVVMLACYVVMTSLAFQVLIIGFPEVLLLVVAADVYLGRWVGMRLFEYLRFRRLLAPEGEA from the coding sequence ATGACAGCGTCGAACTCCACATCCGGGAAGCGCCGCCAGATCGCGCGCATCGTTCTGGGGGCCGGGCTGATCCTCCTGCCGCTGGGGATCTCGGCCTACAAGATCTTCGCGCTGGGCTACGACCTCACCGACATCCTCCCGCAGCGGCGCTACCGGGTGACCTACGACCTGCGGCTCGACGGCCAGGACGAGGCGGTGCGGGTGCGCACCTACCTGCCGGGCTCGGACACGCGCCAGGAGATCACCCAGGAGCAGGATCACTCCCCGGGCTTCCACCTGGAGGTGGAGTCGAGCGAGCAGGGGCGAGAGGCGGTCTGGAGCGCGGCGCGGGGCCGGGACGGCGCCCGCATCGAGCACGCCTTCTCCGTGACCCTGCGGCCGGTGCGCTTCGCGATCGATCCGGCCCTGGAGGTGCCCACCCGCTATCCCGACTCCCTCTCGCCCTACCTCGCCCCGGAGGAGGCGATCCAGGTGGGGGCACCGGAGATCCAGGCGGTCCTCGAGGAGATCGGCGCCGACGAGGGCACGGTCCTCGAGCGGCTCCGGAAGATCCACGAGCGGACGGCCTCGCTCGGGGCGCGCCCCTTCAAGGGCCTCACCGACGCCCTCACCGCGCTGCGCCTGGGGGAGGCGAGCTGTAACGGGAAGAGCCGGCTCTTCGTCGCGCTGGCGCGCACGGCCGGCATCCCGGCGCGGCTGGTCGGGGGTCTGATCCTCGACGCCGGCACCAAGAAGACCTCGCACCAGTGGGTGGAGGCCTGGGTGGGGGGGCACTGGGTCCCCTTCGGCCCCACCAACGGACACTTCGCCGAGCTGCCCGAGCGCTACCTCACCCTCTACCGGGGGGACGCCGCGCTCTTCCGCCACACCCGGGACATCAACTTCGACTACCGCTTCCACGTGAGCCGCGCGCTGGTGCCCTCGCCGGCGGCCCGCACCTGGCTGCCGGCCTTCAACGTCTGGGCGCTCTTCGAGCGGCTGGGGCTCTCCTTCGCCCTGCTGCGGACGGTGCTGATGTTGCCCCTCGGCGCGCTCCTGGTGGTGCTCTTCCGCAACGTGGTGGGGATGCCCACCTACGGCACCTTCCTGCCGGCCCTGCTGGCGGCCGGCGCCGGGCTCACCGGCCCGGGCTGGGGCGTGGCCGGGTTGCTGATCGTGGTGGGCTGCGTGGCGGCGGTGCGCTGGGTCTTCCACCGGCTGCAGCTCCTGCACTCACCGATGCTGGCGATCCTCCTCGCCGCGGTGACCAGCAGCATCCTCGCCACGGCGTTGCTCGCCGATCACCTCCAGCTCGGACGCCTCGCCTACGTCACCGCCTTCCCCATCGCGGTCCTCGCGATCACCGCCGAGCGCTTCTACCTCTCCCTCGTCGAGCGTGGCAGCCGGGAGGCCCTCCTCCACCTCGGGGGGACGATGGTGGTGATGCTGGCCTGCTACGTGGTGATGACCTCCCTGGCCTTCCAGGTGCTGATCATCGGCTTCCCGGAGGTGCTCCTCCTGGTCGTCGCCGCCGACGTCTACCTCGGCCGCTGGGTGGGGATGCGCCTCTTCGAGTACCTGCGCTTCCGTCGGCTCCTGGCGCCGGAGGGCGAGGCGTGA
- a CDS encoding alpha/beta hydrolase-fold protein, which translates to MPLHPYEAPRGRRLTFTVDSEALKGNLLGDPHRRRVEVYLPAEAEGARELPLLVDLVGYTGSGPKHLAWSAYAESVPQRVDRLIDEGKLGPVAVAFPDCFTRLGGNQYIDSLALGAWERFLCEEMLEVLEAALPLGRGPEHRALFGKSSGGYGAIVHGMRHADTWGAVACHSGDMAFELCYLGDFPAILDALAREPEGIVGFLRRFEEARKVSGKDFHILMGLAMAATYDPDPQAPFGVRLPVTEDTCELIPARWEQWLRHDPVRMIEEEAVEANLRALKGLYVDCGSRDQYKLHYGARRLKQRLDALGIEHRYETFEDDHSGIDYRMDVSLPFLYERLRG; encoded by the coding sequence ATGCCGCTGCATCCCTACGAAGCCCCCCGCGGTCGACGCCTGACCTTCACGGTCGACTCCGAGGCCCTGAAGGGCAACCTCCTGGGTGACCCCCACCGCCGCCGGGTCGAGGTCTACCTCCCGGCGGAGGCCGAGGGAGCGCGGGAGCTCCCGCTCCTGGTCGACCTGGTGGGCTACACCGGGAGCGGCCCCAAGCACCTGGCCTGGTCCGCCTACGCCGAGTCGGTGCCGCAGCGGGTGGACCGGCTCATCGACGAGGGGAAGCTGGGGCCGGTGGCGGTGGCCTTCCCCGACTGCTTCACCCGCCTGGGCGGCAACCAGTACATCGACTCCCTGGCCCTCGGGGCCTGGGAGCGCTTCCTCTGCGAGGAGATGCTCGAGGTCCTCGAGGCGGCGCTGCCCCTGGGGCGGGGCCCCGAGCACCGCGCGCTCTTCGGCAAGTCGAGCGGGGGCTACGGGGCGATCGTCCATGGCATGCGCCACGCCGACACCTGGGGCGCGGTGGCCTGCCACTCCGGGGACATGGCCTTCGAACTCTGCTACCTCGGCGACTTCCCGGCGATCCTCGACGCCCTCGCCCGGGAGCCGGAGGGCATCGTCGGCTTCCTGCGCCGCTTCGAGGAGGCGCGGAAGGTCTCCGGCAAGGACTTTCACATCCTGATGGGTCTCGCCATGGCGGCCACCTACGATCCCGATCCGCAGGCCCCCTTCGGCGTGCGCCTGCCGGTCACCGAGGACACCTGCGAGCTCATCCCCGCGCGCTGGGAGCAGTGGCTGCGCCACGACCCCGTGCGGATGATCGAGGAGGAGGCGGTAGAGGCCAACCTGCGCGCCCTGAAGGGGCTCTACGTCGACTGCGGCAGCCGGGATCAGTACAAGCTCCACTACGGCGCCCGCCGGTTGAAGCAGCGCCTCGACGCGCTGGGGATCGAGCACCGCTACGAGACCTTCGAGGACGACCACTCGGGCATCGACTACCGGATGGACGTCTCGCTGCCCTTCCTCTACGAGCGCCTGCGGGGCTGA
- a CDS encoding Trm112 family protein: MPLSPELADLLACPRTREPLVHVAERGLLYARLARLAYRVEEGLPRLLPEEAREVSEAEAAELEALLG; this comes from the coding sequence ATGCCGCTCTCCCCCGAACTCGCCGACCTCCTCGCCTGTCCCAGGACCCGCGAGCCTCTCGTCCACGTCGCCGAGCGGGGCCTACTCTACGCCCGCCTCGCCCGGCTGGCCTACCGCGTCGAGGAGGGGCTCCCCCGGCTCCTGCCGGAGGAGGCCCGGGAGGTGAGCGAGGCGGAGGCGGCCGAGCTGGAGGCGCTCCTCGGCTGA
- a CDS encoding sugar-transfer associated ATP-grasp domain-containing protein produces the protein MRSLFSGLEALVKRRARVIGMNRRNVELVYPHNRRMDYPLADDKLLTKEVLAAAGVPTPEVIAICEALHRVPATLAALRGRSHFVVKPARGSGGDGILVVDEALEGGGWRRGPERIVDEDELRRHLGDIVFGAYAKDREDRAFVEEKVRADPVLGRLFPGALCDIRVLMLEGRVLMVMVRVPTRRSGGRANLHQGGVGLAVDLEDGELVRGLCGGKVITTHPDTGEPLLGTRIPAWEEILEVARRTAAAVPLGYLGIDLVVDAERGPLVLEINARPGLEIQNVHGRGLAQIVEAGP, from the coding sequence GTGAGGTCGCTCTTCTCCGGGCTCGAGGCCCTGGTGAAGCGCCGCGCCCGGGTCATCGGGATGAACCGGCGCAACGTGGAGCTGGTCTACCCGCACAACCGCCGGATGGACTACCCGCTGGCGGACGACAAGCTCCTGACCAAGGAGGTGCTCGCCGCGGCGGGGGTGCCCACCCCCGAGGTGATCGCCATCTGCGAGGCCCTCCACCGGGTGCCGGCCACCCTGGCCGCGCTCCGGGGACGCTCTCACTTCGTGGTGAAGCCCGCCCGGGGCAGCGGCGGCGACGGCATCCTGGTGGTGGACGAGGCCCTCGAGGGCGGCGGCTGGCGGCGGGGCCCCGAGCGGATCGTGGACGAGGACGAGCTGCGCCGGCACCTGGGGGACATCGTCTTCGGGGCCTACGCCAAGGACCGCGAGGATCGGGCCTTCGTCGAGGAGAAGGTGCGGGCCGATCCCGTCCTCGGGCGGCTCTTCCCCGGCGCCCTCTGCGACATCCGGGTGTTGATGCTGGAGGGCCGGGTGCTCATGGTGATGGTGCGGGTGCCCACCCGGCGCTCCGGCGGCCGCGCGAACCTCCACCAGGGCGGCGTCGGGCTGGCGGTCGATCTCGAGGACGGCGAGCTCGTCCGGGGGCTCTGTGGCGGCAAGGTGATCACCACCCACCCCGACACCGGAGAGCCCCTGCTGGGGACGCGGATCCCCGCCTGGGAGGAGATCCTGGAGGTCGCTCGCCGGACGGCGGCGGCCGTGCCGCTGGGCTACCTGGGGATCGACCTGGTGGTCGACGCCGAGCGTGGCCCGCTCGTGCTCGAGATCAACGCCCGTCCGGGGCTGGAGATCCAGAACGTCCACGGCCGCGGCCTGGCGCAGATCGTGGAGGCCGGCCCGTGA
- a CDS encoding SMP-30/gluconolactonase/LRE family protein: protein MRQTLALLTLGLSLLTLTGCPKGEPAPRPDAPGEAPAVEAAPAAEKAAAPAGGLRLEGVGFATPESVLHDDAADLYLVSNINGSPLGVDDNGFISRVTPEGKVKELKWIDGAREDVTLNAPKGMAISEGLLYVTDIDHVRRFDLKTGDPRGAFQIVGATFLNDLTVGPDGALYVSDMGMMIGPEGFGPSGTDAIHRIEGPDRHAPLVKSTELNRPNGLCWESETLRVVTFGAKELYAIEEGKKTRVLELPAGRLDGIVATPEGQLLISSWEARTIFAGPAAGPFVPLLEDLQSPADLGYDARRARVLVPLFELDALLIAPLPPGS, encoded by the coding sequence ATGCGCCAGACGCTTGCCCTGCTCACCCTCGGCCTCTCCCTGCTCACCCTCACCGGCTGCCCGAAGGGCGAGCCGGCCCCCCGGCCCGACGCCCCGGGCGAGGCGCCCGCGGTGGAGGCCGCCCCGGCCGCCGAGAAGGCCGCCGCGCCGGCCGGGGGGCTCCGCCTGGAGGGCGTGGGCTTCGCCACCCCCGAGTCGGTGCTCCACGACGACGCCGCCGACCTCTACCTGGTCAGCAACATCAACGGCTCCCCCCTGGGCGTCGACGACAACGGCTTCATCTCCCGCGTCACCCCCGAGGGGAAGGTGAAGGAGCTGAAGTGGATCGACGGCGCGAGGGAGGACGTGACCCTGAACGCCCCCAAGGGCATGGCCATCAGCGAGGGCCTGCTCTACGTGACCGACATCGATCACGTCCGCCGCTTCGACCTGAAGACCGGCGATCCCCGGGGGGCGTTCCAGATCGTGGGCGCCACCTTCCTCAACGACCTCACCGTCGGCCCCGACGGCGCCCTCTACGTCTCGGACATGGGCATGATGATCGGCCCCGAGGGCTTCGGCCCCTCCGGCACCGACGCCATCCACCGCATCGAGGGCCCCGATCGCCACGCCCCGCTGGTGAAGAGCACCGAGCTGAACCGCCCCAACGGCCTCTGCTGGGAGAGCGAGACCCTCCGGGTCGTCACCTTCGGCGCCAAGGAGCTCTACGCCATCGAGGAGGGGAAGAAGACCCGCGTCCTGGAGCTCCCGGCGGGCCGCCTCGACGGGATCGTCGCGACCCCCGAGGGGCAGCTCCTGATCTCCAGCTGGGAGGCCCGGACGATCTTCGCCGGCCCCGCCGCCGGACCCTTCGTGCCGCTGCTGGAGGACCTCCAGTCCCCGGCCGACCTCGGCTACGACGCCCGGCGGGCGCGGGTGCTGGTGCCCCTCTTCGAGCTCGACGCCCTGCTCATCGCCCCGCTCCCGCCGGGGTCCTGA
- a CDS encoding SDR family oxidoreductase: MSGTVLILGATSPIARGVAEAFARRGHPLCLAARSLEEAERLARDLELRFGIETGARAFEAEAVETHRDLLEAVDACRDGLGGVVLAFGALGDAEEAARDFEAAAHLIDVNYRGAVSVLTHAAELLEQKGHGFLAVLSSVAGDRGRKSNYVYGSAKAGLTAYTQGLRGRLHPAGVRVLTVKPGFVDTAMTFGKPGVFAVADPRRVGEGIVRALERGEDVVYLPRFWRGIMTVLRHVPEVIFKRLDL, encoded by the coding sequence ATGAGCGGGACCGTGCTGATCCTGGGGGCCACCTCTCCCATCGCCCGCGGGGTGGCGGAGGCCTTCGCCCGCCGGGGTCACCCCCTCTGCCTGGCCGCCCGCTCCCTCGAGGAGGCCGAGCGCCTGGCCCGGGACCTCGAGCTGCGCTTCGGCATCGAGACCGGCGCGCGGGCCTTCGAGGCCGAGGCCGTGGAGACCCACCGGGACCTCCTCGAGGCCGTGGACGCCTGCCGGGACGGGCTCGGGGGCGTGGTGCTGGCCTTCGGAGCCCTCGGCGACGCCGAGGAGGCAGCCCGGGACTTCGAGGCGGCGGCCCACCTGATCGACGTGAACTACCGCGGGGCCGTCTCGGTCCTCACCCACGCCGCCGAGCTCCTGGAGCAGAAGGGCCACGGCTTCCTCGCCGTCCTCTCCTCGGTGGCCGGCGACCGGGGCCGCAAGTCGAACTACGTCTACGGCTCGGCGAAGGCCGGGCTGACGGCCTACACCCAGGGCCTGCGCGGCCGTCTCCACCCGGCCGGGGTGCGGGTGCTCACCGTGAAGCCGGGCTTCGTGGACACCGCGATGACCTTCGGCAAGCCGGGGGTCTTCGCCGTCGCGGATCCGCGCCGGGTGGGGGAGGGGATCGTCCGGGCCCTCGAGCGGGGCGAGGACGTGGTCTACCTGCCTCGCTTCTGGCGCGGGATCATGACCGTGCTGCGGCACGTGCCCGAGGTCATCTTCAAGCGCCTCGATCTCTAG
- a CDS encoding FAD-binding oxidoreductase has translation MSGKRQRISGWGGVPEAETELHRPERIAELVGLARAGEARIPRGLGRAYGDAAFLGGGRTVLLERLDRLLAIEEEGDEVFVRAEAGTRLDRLIDAVLPRGLFPAVVPGTAEVTLGGMVAADVHGKNHHRDGAVSNHVPELGLIGPDGARHTISARAQDELFWSTFGGMGLTGFIEWVRLRLVRVPSAYFSVDLERSPDLSTSLARFTDDDDAYGFSVSWIDCLARGSSLGRGVLMRGNWLPAEDLPAKLRDEPYRVARKPLEPRVPLMPPVSLVNPLTMRAFNEAFYRKHPRKRAGVVQGYSDFFFPLDWVRDWNRIYGPGGFQQYQFVVPFETAEAALVQVLERISAAGVASFLAVLKQMGPGQPRARLSFPQPGVILALDLPHRGVETDALLEELDRRVLEHGGRLYLAKDARMSAATFRAMYPELPAWQEVKAKIDPEGRFVSDLARRLELMP, from the coding sequence ATGTCCGGAAAGCGACAGAGGATCTCCGGCTGGGGCGGCGTCCCGGAGGCCGAGACCGAGCTGCACCGCCCCGAGCGGATCGCCGAGCTCGTGGGCCTCGCCCGCGCCGGCGAGGCGCGCATCCCCCGGGGGCTCGGCCGCGCCTACGGTGACGCGGCCTTCCTCGGCGGCGGCCGGACGGTGCTCCTCGAGCGCCTCGATCGGCTGCTGGCCATCGAGGAGGAGGGCGACGAGGTCTTCGTCCGGGCCGAGGCCGGGACGCGCCTCGATCGGTTGATCGACGCCGTCCTGCCCCGGGGGCTCTTCCCCGCGGTGGTGCCGGGCACCGCCGAGGTGACCCTCGGGGGCATGGTGGCCGCCGACGTCCACGGAAAGAACCACCACCGGGACGGCGCGGTCTCGAACCACGTCCCCGAGCTGGGCCTGATCGGGCCCGACGGCGCGCGCCACACGATCTCGGCGCGCGCGCAGGACGAGCTCTTCTGGTCCACCTTCGGGGGCATGGGGCTCACCGGCTTCATCGAGTGGGTGCGGCTGCGGCTGGTGCGGGTGCCGAGCGCCTACTTCTCGGTGGACCTCGAGCGCAGCCCCGACCTCTCCACCAGCCTCGCGCGCTTCACCGATGACGACGACGCCTATGGCTTCTCGGTCTCGTGGATCGACTGCCTCGCCCGGGGCAGCAGCCTCGGCCGCGGGGTGCTGATGCGGGGCAACTGGCTGCCCGCCGAGGACCTGCCGGCGAAGCTGCGGGACGAACCCTACCGGGTGGCGAGGAAGCCCCTCGAGCCGAGGGTGCCCCTGATGCCCCCCGTGAGCCTGGTCAACCCGCTGACCATGCGGGCCTTCAACGAGGCCTTCTACCGCAAGCACCCGCGGAAGCGCGCCGGGGTCGTCCAGGGCTACTCCGACTTCTTCTTCCCCCTGGACTGGGTGAGGGACTGGAACCGGATCTACGGGCCGGGGGGCTTCCAGCAGTACCAGTTCGTGGTGCCCTTCGAGACGGCCGAGGCGGCGCTGGTGCAGGTGCTGGAGCGCATCTCCGCGGCGGGCGTGGCCTCCTTCCTGGCCGTCCTCAAGCAGATGGGGCCGGGGCAGCCCAGGGCCCGGCTCTCCTTCCCCCAGCCGGGCGTGATCCTGGCCCTCGACCTGCCTCACCGCGGCGTCGAGACCGACGCGCTCCTCGAGGAGCTCGACCGGAGGGTGCTCGAGCACGGGGGCCGTCTCTACCTGGCCAAGGACGCGCGGATGAGCGCGGCGACCTTCCGGGCGATGTACCCCGAGCTGCCGGCCTGGCAGGAGGTGAAGGCGAAGATCGACCCCGAGGGGCGCTTCGTCTCGGACCTCGCCCGCCGGCTGGAGCTGATGCCATGA
- the xth gene encoding exodeoxyribonuclease III — translation MQIVSWNVNSIRARLERVVPWLEDHLPEVVCLQETKSVDEAFPVEPFEELGYRVTCHGQKTYNGVATLTRGPLEEVLRGFDDGEEEPQARLLAGTYEGVRILNAYVPNGKEVGTDKWSYKLAWLERLRGYLVDRCDPKAPLVLCGDFNIAPDDRDVAKPEQWADSVLCHPEVRASLQRLLDWGLADAQRLHSEEGGFYSWWDYRQLAFPKNDGLRIDLHLLTAPAAGRCTGVEIDREARKGQKPSDHAPVILTLGD, via the coding sequence ATGCAGATCGTCAGCTGGAACGTGAACTCCATCCGCGCCCGCCTCGAGCGGGTCGTCCCCTGGCTCGAGGATCACCTGCCCGAGGTGGTCTGTCTGCAGGAGACGAAGTCGGTGGACGAGGCCTTCCCGGTCGAGCCCTTCGAGGAGCTCGGCTACCGGGTCACCTGCCACGGGCAGAAGACCTACAACGGGGTGGCCACCCTCACCCGGGGGCCCCTCGAGGAGGTGCTGCGGGGCTTCGACGACGGGGAGGAGGAGCCGCAGGCGCGCCTGCTGGCCGGCACCTACGAGGGGGTGCGGATCCTCAACGCCTACGTGCCCAACGGCAAGGAGGTCGGCACCGACAAGTGGAGCTACAAGCTCGCCTGGCTGGAGCGGCTGCGGGGCTACCTCGTCGATCGCTGCGATCCGAAGGCTCCGCTGGTGCTCTGCGGAGACTTCAACATCGCCCCCGACGACCGCGACGTGGCGAAGCCCGAGCAGTGGGCGGACTCGGTGCTCTGCCACCCCGAGGTGCGCGCGAGCCTGCAGCGCCTCCTGGACTGGGGGCTCGCCGACGCCCAGCGCCTCCACAGCGAGGAGGGGGGGTTCTACTCGTGGTGGGACTACCGCCAGCTCGCCTTCCCCAAGAACGACGGCCTGCGGATCGACCTCCACCTCCTCACGGCGCCGGCAGCCGGGCGCTGCACCGGGGTGGAGATCGACCGTGAGGCGCGCAAGGGGCAGAAGCCCTCGGATCACGCGCCGGTGATCCTCACGTTGGGGGACTAG